The Papaver somniferum cultivar HN1 chromosome 3, ASM357369v1, whole genome shotgun sequence genome includes a region encoding these proteins:
- the LOC113355436 gene encoding uncharacterized protein LOC113355436 translates to MKGTKQKESIPALVILLQMNLRRCLEKKQNGGIRGYSSHMSKKQVETAVIGVAALQQRDDKNALKLSKIEGELGSLGSAVKENLNCLKRKEPTSSARVGTPSPEKGSNSLFGHPSDDSLDHADSLINETPSLQVEMLDNRGKVVASGCIVGGDIFHSRKVMPTEKRVLIEEVHDQSALVWDAPQGNGWVHLRDLEMPAWVIWSADRLQPMPIRNWLVDIKESCSQVVFFRNGSYTVRSLSSWNDS, encoded by the exons ATGAAAGGAACAAAGCAAAAGGAAAGCATCCCAGCACTAGTAATTTTATTACAGATGAActtgaggaggtgtttggaaaaaaaacaaaatggTGGTATTCGTGGCTACTCATCTCATATGTCAAAGAAGCAAGTTGAAACGGCAGTAATTGGAGTTGCTGCCCTTCAGCAAAGAGATGACAAAAATGCACTTAAACTAAGCAAAATTGAAGGTGAATTGGGGTCCTTGGGCAGCGCAGTGAAG GAGAATTTGAACTGCCTGAAACGCAAGGAACCTACATCATCAGCTCGTGTAGGCACTCCCAGCCCAGAAAAAGGGTCCAATTCTCTCTTTGGTCACCCAAGTGATGATAGCCTGGATCATGCCGATAGTTTAATTAATGAGACTCCTTCCTTGCAAGTTGAAATGCTAGATAATAGAGGAAAAGTTGTTGCATCAGGGTGTATCGTAGGCGGCGATATTTTTCATTCTAGAAAGGTGATGCCAACAGAGAAGAGGGTCCTTATCGAGGAAGTGCATGATCAGTCTGCGTTAGTATGGGATGCACCACAAGGAAATGGATGGGTGCATTTGAGGGACCTAGAAATGCCTGCTTGGGTGATCTGGTCTGCAGATAGGTTGCAACCGATGCCAATCAGGAA CTGGTTGGTGGACATTAAGGAGAGCTGCTCACAAGTGGTATTTTTCAG GAATGGATCATATACTGTAAGAAGCTTAAGTTCTTGGAATGACTCTTAG